In Sphingomonas sp. Leaf357, a single genomic region encodes these proteins:
- a CDS encoding chemotaxis protein CheW, which translates to MATYRGMNVPDHLYGVLPHMALIAETREALLVLSQQWDLLDVLSRVVRTGTEVDKTRTDFRLLNSALIGALADESLSKLLVALGAKAQVTIDIVVRNLFERTADIGFLATDDDLRRFLTGAGGAPSPERIRARLIEYQRKYSVYENIVVLDPDGTVRAQAGGAALPETCHDAWVGRALDTHDAYVETFAPSDLVPGGAPALSYACRIVASDMPGAATLGVLGLLFRFADELDGIFAKLLAPDDWIVLALLDARGSVLACSDVVQLPIGSRLAVDPAHDYAFIRHAGRRYIAVARATKGYQKYIGPGWHGCALIPIEVAFEAEDGAALDLDDRHYRAITRNAHLFSDAVRQIPGRADAIQAELNRTVWNGKLAMPRGSDAADPATDDASSRRTLLSEISAAGSRTRQVFAGAVGALNRTAIGSLVANCGFAAALAIELMDRNLYERANDCRWWALTTRFREILAHPAITAADRAELAGILARINDLYTVYTNLILFDRDGTIQAVSAAGDGALIGTMLPPDLVRRFTAKPETAFYAVSDFDSSALYGNRPTYIYGAPVLLAHDPSVVAGGIAIVFDAEPQFRAMLADAGLSDTAGRSIAGSRTLFVDGQRRIIASAAATDVVGTPLDLPPDLFAQAQAGAGRPVSRVLAIDGALFAAGVCASIGYREYKGPDDAYRNTVFAVSLLHLGADDAVSDAGWQAPVSPVSPADRPGHRRAIARREVATFVIGDKRLAFDRDDAVEAILPDHVLPAPNTAAAVAGYATYRGKGIVVLDARGYLGLPPLGADALPRPVIVFRGDDGRLIGLAVDVLDDIMDVDADRIARPGIGDDRQIVTGVVRPAAGGGEMIMLLDAEALARALLFPTSAPSPAGS; encoded by the coding sequence GTACGGCGTCCTGCCGCACATGGCGCTGATCGCGGAGACGCGCGAGGCGCTGTTGGTCCTCAGCCAGCAATGGGACCTGCTCGACGTGCTCAGCCGGGTCGTCCGGACGGGGACGGAGGTCGACAAGACCAGGACCGATTTCAGGTTGCTCAATTCGGCGCTGATCGGCGCGCTGGCCGACGAGAGCCTGAGCAAATTGCTCGTCGCGCTGGGGGCGAAGGCACAGGTGACGATCGATATCGTCGTCCGCAACCTGTTCGAACGGACCGCCGATATCGGCTTCCTCGCCACCGACGACGACCTGCGGCGGTTCCTGACGGGAGCCGGGGGCGCACCGTCGCCGGAGCGGATCCGCGCGCGGCTGATCGAGTATCAGCGGAAATATTCGGTCTACGAGAATATCGTCGTCCTCGATCCCGACGGGACGGTCCGCGCGCAGGCGGGCGGCGCGGCGTTGCCCGAAACGTGCCACGACGCCTGGGTGGGCCGCGCGCTGGACACGCACGACGCCTATGTCGAGACCTTCGCGCCGTCCGACCTCGTCCCCGGCGGCGCGCCGGCGTTAAGCTATGCCTGCCGGATCGTCGCATCCGATATGCCGGGCGCGGCAACGCTGGGCGTGCTGGGCCTGCTGTTCCGCTTCGCCGACGAACTGGACGGCATCTTCGCCAAGCTGCTGGCGCCCGACGACTGGATCGTGCTGGCGTTGCTGGACGCCCGGGGATCGGTGCTCGCGTGCAGCGATGTCGTGCAGCTGCCGATCGGCAGCCGCCTCGCGGTCGATCCGGCGCACGATTACGCCTTCATCCGTCACGCCGGCCGGCGATACATCGCGGTGGCGCGCGCGACCAAGGGATACCAGAAATATATCGGGCCGGGCTGGCACGGCTGCGCGCTGATCCCGATCGAGGTCGCGTTCGAGGCGGAGGACGGTGCCGCGCTGGATCTGGACGACCGGCATTACCGCGCGATCACGCGCAACGCGCACCTGTTCTCCGACGCCGTCCGCCAGATCCCGGGTCGCGCCGACGCGATCCAGGCGGAATTGAACCGCACCGTGTGGAACGGCAAGCTGGCGATGCCGCGCGGCAGCGACGCCGCCGATCCCGCGACCGACGATGCCTCGTCGCGCCGGACCCTGCTGTCCGAGATCAGCGCCGCGGGCAGCCGAACGCGGCAGGTGTTCGCCGGCGCGGTCGGCGCGCTCAATCGCACCGCGATCGGATCGCTGGTCGCCAATTGCGGCTTCGCCGCCGCGCTGGCCATCGAGTTGATGGACCGCAACCTCTACGAACGCGCCAACGACTGTCGCTGGTGGGCGCTGACCACCCGGTTCCGCGAGATTTTGGCGCACCCGGCGATCACGGCGGCCGACCGCGCGGAACTGGCCGGTATCCTCGCCCGGATCAACGACCTCTACACGGTCTACACCAATCTGATTCTGTTCGACCGTGACGGCACGATCCAGGCGGTGTCCGCGGCCGGAGACGGGGCGCTGATCGGCACGATGCTGCCGCCCGATCTGGTGCGCCGCTTCACCGCGAAGCCCGAGACCGCTTTCTATGCCGTGTCCGATTTCGATTCGAGCGCGCTCTACGGGAATCGCCCCACCTATATCTACGGCGCGCCGGTGCTGCTGGCGCACGATCCGAGCGTCGTGGCCGGCGGGATCGCGATCGTGTTCGATGCCGAGCCGCAGTTTCGCGCGATGCTGGCGGATGCGGGGCTGAGCGATACCGCCGGGCGGAGCATCGCGGGCAGCCGCACGCTGTTCGTCGATGGCCAGCGCCGGATCATCGCCAGCGCGGCGGCCACCGATGTCGTCGGCACGCCGCTCGACCTGCCGCCGGACCTGTTCGCCCAGGCCCAGGCCGGCGCGGGCCGACCGGTATCGCGCGTGCTGGCGATCGACGGCGCGCTGTTCGCCGCCGGGGTCTGCGCCAGTATCGGCTATCGCGAATATAAGGGCCCGGACGATGCGTATCGCAACACGGTGTTCGCCGTGTCGCTGCTTCATCTGGGTGCCGACGACGCGGTGTCGGACGCCGGCTGGCAGGCCCCCGTATCCCCGGTCTCGCCGGCGGATCGGCCGGGACATCGGCGGGCGATCGCGCGCCGCGAGGTGGCGACGTTCGTGATCGGCGACAAGCGGCTGGCCTTCGATCGCGACGATGCGGTCGAGGCGATCCTGCCCGATCATGTCCTGCCCGCGCCCAACACGGCCGCGGCGGTCGCCGGATACGCGACCTATCGCGGCAAGGGCATCGTGGTGCTGGATGCGCGCGGCTATCTGGGCCTGCCGCCGCTGGGGGCGGACGCCCTGCCCCGGCCGGTGATCGTGTTTCGCGGCGATGACGGACGGTTGATCGGCCTTGCGGTCGACGTGCTGGACGACATCATGGATGTCGATGCCGATCGCATCGCCCGGCCGGGAATCGGCGACGACCGGCAGATCGTGACCGGCGTCGTCAGGCCGGCGGCCGGCGGCGGCGAGATGATCATGCTGCTCGACGCCGAGGCGCTGGCGCGCGCCCTGCTGTTCCCCACGAGCGCGCCATCGCCGGCCGGATCGTAG
- a CDS encoding tetratricopeptide repeat protein, whose translation MSAAEREAVEDFRRDVVEPSMENLVVIDFWAEWCGPCKALTPVLEKVAADYADKGVILAKVDTDKNQFIASQFQIKSIPTVYAMFQGQLVADLTPARTESQLKTMLDQILAKLPVPSPAADLEAEIEPLIAMGEQVLAEGDADRAIEIFRQVADIAPAHPAVHSGFVRALVAAGQLDEADAHLAALDEEAAKSPELERARTALALARDARPVDDLSGLAAEVAAHPDDHAKRFELAGGQMAAGDRDAAAESLLAIVAADRDWNEGAARAQLLKLFEVVGLEDPWVSAQRRKLSAILFG comes from the coding sequence TTGAGTGCGGCGGAACGCGAAGCGGTCGAGGATTTCCGGCGCGACGTCGTCGAGCCGTCGATGGAAAATCTGGTCGTCATCGATTTCTGGGCCGAATGGTGCGGCCCGTGCAAGGCGCTGACCCCGGTGCTGGAAAAGGTCGCCGCGGATTATGCCGACAAGGGCGTGATCCTGGCCAAGGTCGATACCGACAAGAATCAGTTCATCGCCAGCCAGTTCCAGATCAAGTCGATCCCCACCGTCTATGCGATGTTCCAGGGGCAGTTGGTCGCCGACCTGACCCCGGCGCGCACCGAATCGCAGCTGAAGACGATGCTCGACCAGATTCTCGCCAAGCTGCCGGTACCCAGCCCGGCGGCGGACTTGGAAGCCGAGATCGAGCCGCTGATCGCGATGGGCGAACAGGTGCTGGCCGAAGGCGATGCCGATCGCGCGATCGAGATTTTCCGTCAGGTCGCCGATATCGCGCCGGCGCATCCCGCGGTGCATTCCGGCTTCGTCCGCGCCTTGGTGGCGGCGGGACAACTCGACGAGGCCGATGCGCATCTCGCCGCGTTGGACGAGGAGGCCGCCAAGTCGCCCGAGCTGGAGCGCGCGCGGACCGCGCTTGCTCTGGCGCGCGATGCCAGGCCGGTCGACGACCTGTCCGGCCTCGCCGCCGAGGTCGCCGCGCATCCGGACGATCATGCCAAGCGCTTCGAACTCGCCGGCGGCCAGATGGCGGCGGGCGACCGCGACGCCGCCGCCGAATCCCTGCTCGCGATCGTCGCCGCCGATCGCGACTGGAACGAGGGCGCCGCCCGCGCGCAATTGCTCAAGCTGTTCGAGGTCGTCGGCCTCGAAGACCCATGGGTGTCCGCGCAACGTCGCAAGCTCTCCGCGATCCTGTTCGGATGA
- a CDS encoding LON peptidase substrate-binding domain-containing protein: protein MSAPVNSITRLSVFPLPGALLFPGMHLPLHIFEPRYRAMMSDAMARDRRIGMIQPRPGAYAPNEPPPLFDIGCVGKIAEFEALEDGRYNLVLEGLSLFRILRELDVTTAFRQVEAELLPIVADDEVLSLSRRSSLEMESRRFADAQGYAVDWEAVNRLDDEALVNGIAQIAPFDVAAKQALLEAPAIEDRAELIIQLMQFFGRHDGEESVTLQ from the coding sequence ATGAGCGCGCCCGTGAACAGCATCACGCGCCTGTCGGTCTTCCCGCTGCCCGGCGCGTTGCTGTTTCCGGGCATGCACCTGCCGCTGCATATCTTCGAGCCCAGATATCGCGCGATGATGAGCGACGCGATGGCGCGCGATCGTCGCATCGGCATGATCCAGCCGCGCCCCGGTGCCTATGCCCCGAACGAGCCGCCGCCCTTGTTCGACATCGGCTGCGTCGGCAAGATCGCCGAGTTCGAGGCGCTGGAGGACGGGCGCTACAATCTCGTGCTCGAAGGCTTGTCGCTGTTCCGCATCCTGCGCGAGCTGGACGTCACCACGGCCTTTCGTCAGGTCGAGGCGGAATTGCTGCCGATCGTCGCGGATGACGAGGTGCTGTCGCTCTCACGCCGCTCCTCGCTCGAAATGGAGTCGCGCCGCTTCGCCGACGCGCAGGGCTATGCGGTCGATTGGGAAGCGGTGAACCGGCTCGACGACGAGGCTTTGGTCAACGGCATCGCCCAGATCGCACCGTTCGACGTCGCCGCGAAACAGGCATTGCTGGAGGCGCCCGCGATCGAGGACCGGGCGGAACTGATCATCCAGCTGATGCAATTCTTCGGCCGGCACGACGGCGAGGAATCGGTGACGCTGCAGTGA
- a CDS encoding UbiH/UbiF/VisC/COQ6 family ubiquinone biosynthesis hydroxylase, whose translation MEKADVIILGGGLVGSALAVALDAHGLSAIVVDIADPEVILAAGFDGRASAIASAPYRMLGAIGVLDRLGDAGCPIAGIRVSDGLEPGALDFEPTADDGALGHMFENRLLRGALYAAAQAAPRVDLRMKTRAIAVERGDHGVTATLDSGATISAPLLIAAEGRNSPTRDSAGIRTARWSYDHAAIVTSLHHEHSHENVAFEIFYPQGPFAILPLNDDAAGHRSAIVWSVSRAEAPGMLKLSERGFLAEAEKKMGGFLGKLGPLGGRSSYPLGFHHAAQIVSNRLALVGDAAHGIHPIAGQGVNVGFRDVATLVEVLVEGKRLGLDLGDPALLARYQRWRSLDTLMVSIATDGLQRLFGIPGRTANAARRFGLSAVQKLPALKDRFMAEARGESGEVPKLLQGMMV comes from the coding sequence ATGGAAAAAGCAGATGTCATCATTCTCGGCGGCGGACTGGTCGGCAGCGCGCTGGCCGTGGCGCTGGATGCGCATGGGCTGAGCGCGATCGTCGTCGATATCGCCGATCCGGAGGTGATTCTCGCCGCCGGCTTCGACGGCCGAGCGTCGGCGATCGCCAGCGCGCCGTACCGCATGCTGGGCGCGATCGGCGTGCTCGATCGACTCGGCGACGCTGGCTGCCCGATCGCGGGGATCCGGGTCAGCGACGGGCTGGAACCCGGCGCGCTCGATTTCGAACCGACGGCCGACGACGGCGCGCTCGGCCATATGTTCGAGAATCGCCTGTTGCGGGGCGCGTTGTACGCGGCGGCACAGGCCGCGCCGCGGGTCGATCTGCGCATGAAGACGCGCGCCATCGCGGTCGAACGCGGCGACCATGGCGTCACGGCGACGCTCGATTCGGGCGCGACGATCTCCGCGCCGCTGCTGATCGCGGCGGAGGGTCGCAACTCGCCGACCCGCGATTCGGCCGGCATCCGCACCGCGCGCTGGAGCTACGATCACGCCGCGATCGTCACCTCGCTGCACCACGAACACAGCCACGAGAACGTCGCGTTCGAAATCTTCTATCCGCAGGGCCCGTTCGCGATCCTGCCGTTGAACGACGATGCGGCGGGCCACCGCTCGGCGATCGTGTGGTCGGTATCGCGCGCCGAGGCGCCGGGCATGCTGAAACTGTCCGAACGCGGTTTTCTTGCCGAGGCGGAGAAGAAAATGGGCGGCTTTCTCGGCAAGCTCGGGCCGCTCGGCGGGCGATCGAGCTATCCGCTCGGGTTCCATCACGCGGCGCAGATCGTGTCGAACCGGCTGGCCCTCGTGGGGGATGCCGCGCATGGCATTCATCCGATCGCGGGACAGGGCGTCAATGTCGGGTTCCGCGACGTGGCGACGTTGGTCGAGGTGCTGGTGGAGGGCAAGCGGCTCGGCCTGGATCTCGGCGATCCCGCATTGCTGGCGCGCTACCAGCGCTGGCGCAGCCTCGACACGCTGATGGTGTCGATCGCCACCGACGGCCTGCAACGCCTGTTCGGCATCCCCGGCAGAACCGCCAACGCTGCGCGCCGCTTCGGCCTATCGGCGGTGCAGAAACTGCCCGCGCTCAAGGACCGTTTCATGGCCGAAGCGCGCGGCGAGAGCGGCGAGGTGCCGAAATTGCTGCAGGGGATGATGGTGTGA
- a CDS encoding FtsK/SpoIIIE family DNA translocase has protein sequence MASRARPALWRETVKAGAVRSSALLGALALFAATLLMVTALASYHSGDPSLNTASGGPAENLLGLPGAWFADLALTMFGWTVLLLVPVAPIVALRLWRDEPAGRWLRMLGGGALGAVLIGTAVSFFAASSVLTLPAGWGGVLGLGLADGLRWAIGFIGEPVAMLWAGRGIGLLAGVIGVVVWARSLQVALTAPRLPSLPKFRAAPRLTDEREAFVAEPARKAMPVPRAVATPDARPGPVIADRNVPPSVAKPKATQERLDLRDNNYRLPSIDLLVPAPPAPGTAIDKASLERNARLLESVLDDFHVKGSIVEVRPGPVVTMYELEPASGIKASRVIQLADDIARNMSAISARVATIPGRTVIGIELPNARRETVGLHELIASQTFEDQSASLPLVLGKNIAGDPVIADLAPMPHLLVAGTTGSGKSVGLNCMILSLLYRLTPDQCRMIMIDPKMLELSMYDDIPHLLSPVVTDPAKSVRALKWAVEQMEDRYRQMSSVGVRSLASFNDKVRAAKAKGQPLGRKVQTGYDPDTRQPIYEEETLDFQVLPQIVVIVDELADLMMTAGKEVEFLIQRLAQKARAAGIHLIMATQRPSVDVITGVIKANLPTRISFHVTSKIDSRTILGEQGAEQLLGKGDMLYMPGGKGTVRVHGPFVSDDEVRAVADHWRSQGKPDYIQSVTEEPEDGFALDGAPDGEDSAEDQQYRSAIQLVVESQKASTSWLQRQLRVGYNSAARLIERMEKDGIVGRPDHVGRREVLRDRDGNPL, from the coding sequence ATGGCGAGCCGGGCTCGACCAGCGCTGTGGCGCGAGACGGTGAAGGCGGGGGCGGTGCGCAGCAGCGCGCTGCTCGGCGCGCTCGCGCTGTTCGCCGCGACGCTCCTGATGGTCACCGCACTCGCCAGCTACCATTCGGGCGATCCCTCGCTCAACACCGCATCGGGCGGGCCGGCGGAGAATTTGCTCGGGCTGCCGGGCGCGTGGTTCGCCGATCTGGCGCTGACGATGTTCGGCTGGACGGTGCTGCTGCTGGTGCCGGTCGCGCCGATCGTCGCGCTCCGGCTGTGGCGCGACGAGCCGGCCGGGCGCTGGCTGCGCATGCTGGGCGGCGGCGCGCTGGGCGCGGTGCTGATCGGCACGGCGGTCTCGTTCTTCGCCGCGTCCTCGGTGCTGACGCTGCCCGCCGGATGGGGCGGTGTGCTGGGCCTGGGCCTGGCCGATGGCCTGCGCTGGGCGATCGGCTTCATCGGCGAACCGGTGGCGATGCTGTGGGCCGGACGCGGAATCGGGTTGCTCGCCGGGGTGATCGGGGTCGTCGTCTGGGCGCGCAGCCTGCAGGTCGCGTTGACCGCGCCGCGCCTGCCGAGCCTGCCCAAATTTCGTGCCGCGCCCCGCCTGACCGACGAACGCGAGGCATTCGTCGCCGAACCCGCGCGCAAGGCCATGCCGGTGCCACGCGCGGTGGCGACGCCCGATGCCCGGCCCGGCCCGGTGATCGCCGACCGAAACGTCCCACCCTCCGTCGCAAAGCCAAAAGCAACCCAAGAACGCCTCGACCTGCGCGACAACAATTATCGTCTGCCTTCGATCGACCTGCTGGTGCCCGCCCCGCCCGCGCCCGGCACGGCGATCGACAAGGCGTCGCTGGAACGCAATGCCCGCCTGCTCGAATCGGTGCTGGACGATTTCCACGTAAAGGGTTCGATCGTCGAGGTGCGGCCCGGCCCGGTCGTCACGATGTACGAACTGGAACCGGCCAGCGGCATCAAGGCGAGTCGCGTGATCCAACTGGCCGACGATATCGCGCGCAACATGAGCGCCATTTCCGCGCGCGTCGCGACGATCCCGGGGCGTACCGTGATCGGCATCGAACTGCCCAACGCCCGGCGCGAGACGGTGGGCCTGCACGAACTGATCGCATCGCAGACGTTCGAGGATCAGTCCGCCTCGCTGCCATTGGTGCTGGGCAAGAACATCGCCGGCGATCCGGTGATCGCCGATCTGGCACCGATGCCGCACCTGCTCGTCGCCGGTACGACGGGCTCGGGCAAGTCGGTCGGCCTGAACTGCATGATCCTGTCTCTGCTCTACCGGCTGACGCCGGACCAGTGCCGCATGATCATGATCGATCCCAAGATGCTCGAACTGAGCATGTACGACGATATCCCGCACCTGTTGTCGCCGGTCGTCACCGATCCGGCCAAATCGGTGCGCGCGCTGAAATGGGCGGTCGAGCAGATGGAGGACCGCTATCGCCAGATGTCCTCGGTCGGCGTACGCAGCCTGGCCAGCTTCAACGACAAGGTGCGCGCGGCCAAGGCGAAGGGCCAGCCGTTGGGGCGCAAGGTGCAGACCGGATACGATCCCGACACGCGCCAACCTATCTACGAGGAAGAGACGCTCGATTTCCAGGTGCTGCCGCAGATCGTGGTGATCGTCGACGAACTCGCCGACCTGATGATGACCGCGGGCAAGGAGGTGGAATTCCTGATCCAGCGCCTGGCGCAGAAGGCGCGCGCGGCCGGCATCCACCTGATCATGGCGACCCAGCGCCCCTCGGTCGACGTCATCACCGGCGTGATCAAGGCGAATTTGCCGACGCGCATCAGCTTCCACGTTACCAGCAAGATCGATTCGCGCACCATCCTGGGCGAACAGGGTGCCGAACAGCTGCTGGGCAAGGGCGACATGCTGTACATGCCGGGCGGCAAGGGCACGGTGCGCGTGCACGGCCCGTTCGTGTCCGATGACGAGGTGCGTGCCGTCGCCGATCATTGGCGCAGCCAGGGCAAGCCGGATTACATCCAGTCGGTCACCGAGGAGCCGGAGGACGGCTTCGCGCTCGACGGCGCGCCCGATGGCGAGGATTCGGCCGAGGACCAGCAATATCGCAGCGCGATCCAGCTGGTGGTCGAAAGCCAGAAGGCGTCGACCAGCTGGCTCCAGCGCCAGCTCCGCGTCGGCTACAACAGCGCCGCCCGGTTGATCGAGAGGATGGAAAAGGATGGCATCGTGGGGCGACCCGACCATGTAGGCCGTCGCGAGGTGCTCCGCGATCGCGACGGGAACCCGCTTTAG
- a CDS encoding LolA family protein, whose protein sequence is MLVAATAPGDLGLVQTHLQAVQSMTASFTQTDRTGKVLNGTLTLKKPGKIRFQYEKGVPILVVSDGKSLWYLDYSVGQKQRYPIGNSPLGVLLNPMGDITKVARVVPGNDPRIISVDAADPKHPEYGRITLVFVRNAAAPAGLMLQGWVVLDAQNNRTTIRLTGQRFNAPVSDGTFRFNEPQRNSGPRK, encoded by the coding sequence ATGCTGGTCGCCGCGACCGCGCCGGGCGATCTCGGCCTGGTCCAGACTCACCTTCAGGCGGTGCAGAGCATGACCGCGAGCTTCACCCAGACCGATCGCACCGGCAAGGTGCTGAACGGGACGCTGACGCTGAAGAAGCCCGGCAAGATCCGCTTCCAGTATGAGAAGGGCGTCCCCATCCTCGTTGTCAGCGATGGCAAGTCCCTGTGGTACTTGGATTATTCGGTAGGACAGAAGCAGCGCTATCCGATTGGCAATTCGCCGCTTGGGGTGCTTCTGAACCCCATGGGCGACATCACGAAGGTGGCGCGCGTCGTGCCGGGCAACGATCCGCGTATCATCTCGGTCGATGCCGCCGACCCCAAGCATCCCGAATATGGCCGCATCACCCTGGTGTTCGTGCGCAACGCCGCCGCGCCCGCCGGGCTGATGCTGCAGGGCTGGGTCGTTTTGGATGCGCAGAACAACCGCACCACGATCCGCCTGACCGGCCAGCGCTTCAACGCGCCGGTGAGCGACGGAACGTTCCGTTTCAACGAGCCGCAGCGCAATTCCGGCCCGAGAAAGTAA
- a CDS encoding exodeoxyribonuclease III — protein MAQPLKIVSWNINSVRFRIEIVERFLREVQPDILCLQETKVIDGDFPSAPFRALGYDQIILHGQKMHHGVAILSRIPLIEDDRYDWQANMEARHVGVRLPNGVRLDNVYVPAGGDVPDREVNPKFGQKLDFVERMTRWSEDLTTPTIVTGDFNIAPLESDVWSHKQLLNVVSHTPVEVEALNRLKDSNSWVDLGRHFHPAPARLHTWWSYRSPDFTANDRGRRLDHMWATAEVAAKAVSHTVFEDCRSWLKPSDHIPIMTEFAF, from the coding sequence ATGGCACAGCCGCTCAAGATCGTTTCCTGGAACATCAATTCGGTCCGTTTCCGCATCGAGATCGTCGAACGCTTCCTCCGCGAGGTCCAGCCGGACATATTGTGCCTGCAGGAAACCAAGGTGATCGACGGCGATTTTCCCAGCGCTCCGTTCCGCGCGCTGGGGTACGACCAGATCATCCTGCATGGGCAGAAGATGCATCACGGCGTCGCGATCCTGTCGCGCATTCCGCTGATCGAGGACGATCGCTACGATTGGCAGGCGAACATGGAGGCGCGGCATGTCGGCGTGCGGCTGCCGAACGGCGTGCGGCTCGACAATGTCTATGTGCCGGCCGGCGGCGACGTGCCGGACCGCGAGGTGAACCCGAAATTCGGCCAGAAGCTCGATTTCGTCGAGCGCATGACGAGGTGGTCGGAGGATCTCACGACGCCGACGATCGTCACCGGCGATTTCAACATCGCGCCGCTCGAATCCGACGTGTGGAGCCACAAGCAATTGCTGAACGTGGTCAGCCATACCCCTGTCGAGGTGGAGGCGCTGAACCGATTGAAGGACTCCAATAGCTGGGTCGATCTCGGACGGCATTTCCATCCCGCACCGGCGCGGCTGCACACGTGGTGGAGCTATCGCTCGCCCGATTTCACCGCCAACGATCGCGGGCGGCGGCTCGATCATATGTGGGCGACCGCCGAGGTTGCTGCAAAGGCGGTGTCGCACACGGTATTCGAGGATTGCCGATCGTGGCTGAAACCGTCGGACCATATTCCGATCATGACCGAGTTCGCGTTTTGA
- the ribA gene encoding GTP cyclohydrolase II, translating to MSDPHRAALAIDALRRGWPIAIRGADGVLALLPIETADPVRLAAFDPAGTAPVLFSAGRALTLKLANQADAAVPDAPVLVGRVDWLDFDTATALADPQFDLQTPMKGPFRAICLTEQDAGAAALRLARIGGMLPAFFAIPGGSADLTLQVGDIASHEDAARLAIATRARLPVGGAEDAEIVAFRTPEMPGEHIALLIGTPNGQPPLVRLHSECLTGDVLGSLKCDCGPQLDAAIAAISANGWGILLYLRQEGRGIGLINKLRAYALQDQGFDTVDANTRLGFAVDSRNFRVAARMLELLGQRSVRLLTNNPEKVAQLEGAGIAVVERVRHVLPANPHNEQYLATKRDRTGHQF from the coding sequence TTGAGCGATCCTCATCGGGCCGCCTTGGCGATCGATGCGCTGCGCCGGGGCTGGCCGATCGCGATTCGCGGTGCGGACGGCGTGCTAGCGCTGCTGCCGATCGAGACGGCCGATCCGGTGCGGCTGGCGGCGTTCGACCCCGCCGGGACCGCGCCGGTATTATTCTCGGCCGGACGCGCGCTGACGCTCAAGCTGGCCAATCAGGCGGACGCGGCGGTGCCGGACGCGCCGGTGCTGGTCGGGCGTGTCGACTGGCTCGATTTCGATACGGCGACGGCGCTGGCCGATCCGCAATTCGACCTGCAGACGCCGATGAAGGGGCCGTTCCGCGCGATCTGCCTGACCGAGCAGGATGCCGGGGCGGCGGCGTTGCGGCTGGCGCGGATCGGCGGGATGTTGCCGGCCTTCTTCGCGATTCCCGGCGGCAGTGCGGATCTGACGCTGCAGGTGGGCGATATCGCGAGCCATGAGGATGCGGCGCGGCTCGCCATCGCCACGCGCGCGCGCCTGCCGGTCGGCGGGGCGGAGGATGCGGAGATCGTCGCCTTCCGCACGCCGGAAATGCCGGGCGAGCATATCGCATTGCTGATCGGCACGCCCAATGGGCAGCCCCCGCTGGTCCGCCTGCACAGCGAATGCCTGACGGGCGACGTGCTCGGCAGCCTGAAATGCGATTGCGGGCCGCAGCTGGACGCGGCGATCGCAGCGATTTCGGCCAACGGCTGGGGCATCCTGCTCTATCTGCGGCAGGAGGGGCGCGGGATCGGGCTGATCAACAAGCTGCGTGCCTATGCGCTGCAGGATCAGGGGTTCGATACGGTCGATGCCAATACCCGACTCGGTTTCGCGGTCGATTCGCGCAATTTCCGGGTCGCGGCGCGGATGCTTGAGCTGCTCGGCCAACGATCGGTGCGGTTGCTGACCAACAATCCGGAAAAGGTCGCGCAATTGGAGGGCGCGGGGATCGCGGTGGTCGAGCGGGTGCGCCACGTGCTGCCGGCCAACCCGCACAACGAGCAGTATCTCGCGACCAAGCGCGACCGCACCGGGCACCAGTTCTAA
- a CDS encoding HAD family hydrolase produces the protein MKFDDGTERDRSPGSITTRFNAIIFDFDGVLIESEAIGNRQIAAYLTGIGHPTTTEQSMANFMGLAGADFIGAVEAWIGRTLPDDFHTARKAEDARVMAAGIDAVAGAVGFVRGLPADLPVAIASSSSTAWIARHLDHIGLRDRFGTMIFSGREHVTRGKPAPDLYLHAAAALGVDIAASAIIEDSPVGATGAVASGGHVIGFVGGSHCAPDHADRLRAIGVHDLAGSFDEIALLVA, from the coding sequence ATGAAGTTCGACGATGGCACCGAACGTGATCGATCCCCCGGATCGATCACCACGAGGTTCAATGCCATCATCTTCGATTTCGACGGCGTGCTGATCGAGAGCGAAGCGATCGGCAACCGCCAGATCGCCGCCTATCTGACCGGCATCGGCCATCCGACCACCACCGAACAATCGATGGCGAACTTCATGGGGCTGGCCGGCGCCGACTTTATCGGCGCGGTCGAGGCGTGGATCGGGCGGACCCTGCCCGACGATTTCCACACCGCGCGCAAGGCCGAGGATGCGCGCGTGATGGCGGCCGGGATCGACGCGGTGGCCGGTGCGGTCGGATTCGTGCGCGGCCTGCCCGCCGATCTGCCGGTCGCCATCGCCTCGTCCAGTTCCACCGCCTGGATCGCACGCCATCTCGACCATATCGGCCTGCGCGACCGCTTCGGCACGATGATCTTCTCCGGCCGCGAGCATGTGACGCGCGGCAAGCCGGCACCGGACCTCTACCTGCACGCGGCCGCAGCGCTCGGCGTCGATATCGCCGCCAGCGCGATCATCGAGGATTCGCCCGTCGGCGCGACCGGCGCGGTGGCGTCGGGTGGGCACGTCATCGGCTTTGTCGGCGGCAGCCACTGCGCCCCCGATCACGCCGATCGGCTGCGGGCGATCGGCGTGCACGATCTCGCCGGCAGCTTCGACGAGATCGCGCTGCTGGTCGCTTAG